One Mycolicibacterium doricum genomic window, ACCAGTCCGGCCGCGCCCCGCACGGGAGGGAAGGGGGCGAAGAGGCTCCTCAACAGCGGATCTTTCACCCGCTCCCAGAGGTCGAACAGCCGCATCCAGTTGTCACCGTCCGCCGGGTGGCTGCGCGCTAGCCCCTCAGCGGTGCGGGCGATGTCGCGGTATATGACCGGCGCCTGGTCGTCGGTTGCCGAGCGCGGATGCCCGACGACGGCCGGCGCGTGTGTCCACTGCAAACCGTGGTCTTCCAAGTGGAGGCCGGCCAGCACAGGTGACGCGACGGATAGCGGATAGAAGGCGCTGTAGAGGTCGCTGGTGTAGCCGGGGATACGTTCTGCGCTGCTCACCGCGCCGCCGGGTTCCGGTTGCGCCTCGAGCACCACGACGTCCCACCCGGCGTCGGCCATCAGTGCAGCGGCGACCAGACCGTTGTGGCCGGCGCCGATGACGACGGCGTCAGCTGCCGTCGACGTCACGGTCGTCACGACGCTCGGCGAGGAAGGCCAGCCGCCTCAGCGTTTCGTTGTTGCGCGGCCACACCGCGACATCGGCGAGGCGCTCCGGCATGAACTTGCCGATCCCACTGACCGGGAACTCCTGCATGGAAACTCGGCATCCGTTGGGAATGTCGGTCAGGTCCAGGATGATCCGAGCTCCGCCGAACGGCCTGCCCTTGGCGTGCAGCACCAGCCGCGCCGGCGGTGTGGCCTCTTCTACGACGGTTTCGTCGTCGAGCAGCACAGGCCACACGCCGATGGAGTGGTGGATGGTGGAGCCGGGCGCGGGCCAGTCGGGGTCCACGGCCCGCATCCGGCTGTTACCCACCACCCACTGCGAGTACGTCCAGCCGTCGGCGATCACCTCCCACACCCGCTGGCGCGAGGCTGCGATATCTCGGGTCACAGTCACGCCCGGGGGGTACCCGCCGCGGCCGTGTTTAGACCTTCCGGTTCTCCGACTTGATGATCCAGGCCAGCTTCTCCAAGCCGTCGATCAGCTGATGCAGGAGGTCGGCGGTGCTCGGATCCTCGGCGTCAACGGCGTCGTGCACACTTCGAATGGTGTCAACCGTGGCGTTGATCCGCACGGTGATCAGATCGACAACGTCGCCGGTGCTGCGCTCGTAGGCCGGGAATTCGGGCAGCGTCGTCGTTGCCGCGACGGTGTCGGAGCGGCCGTCCGGTACCGCGTCGAGTGCGCGCATCCGCTCGGCGATCGTGTCGCTACCTTCACGGGCGAAGTCGACGAGCTCGTCCAGTTGCAGATGCAGGTCGCGGAAGTTGGTACCGACAACGTTCCAGTGCGCTTGCTTGCCCTGAAGATGAAGCTCGATCAGGTCGACCAGGACACGCTGCAGGTTGGCAGCGAACTGCGGTGAGGCGGTGAAACCCTGTACTTCTGCTTCGGTGCGACGTGTTGTGTTCATGTCTGTATCAACGGCCCCTCATTTGGAATAACTCCAGGTTTATGGCATGAGTTGCCTCACACAGGCCCGCACGCCCACCACATCGGGGTCGCGGGATCCACCGCTGCGGCATCTACATCACCTTGGACAGAAAGGCTTTCGTGCGTTCCTGCTGCGGGCTGGCCATCATCTCACGCGGATTCCCCGACTCGACGATCACACCGCCGTCCATGAACACCAGCTTGTCGGCGACCTCGCGGGCGAACCCCATCTCGTGGGTGACCACCAGCATCGTCATGCCCTCCGACGCGAGCTTCTTCATCACCGCGAGCACGTCACCCACCAGTTCCG contains:
- a CDS encoding SRPBCC family protein → MTVTRDIAASRQRVWEVIADGWTYSQWVVGNSRMRAVDPDWPAPGSTIHHSIGVWPVLLDDETVVEEATPPARLVLHAKGRPFGGARIILDLTDIPNGCRVSMQEFPVSGIGKFMPERLADVAVWPRNNETLRRLAFLAERRDDRDVDGS
- a CDS encoding Dps family protein, whose translation is MNTTRRTEAEVQGFTASPQFAANLQRVLVDLIELHLQGKQAHWNVVGTNFRDLHLQLDELVDFAREGSDTIAERMRALDAVPDGRSDTVAATTTLPEFPAYERSTGDVVDLITVRINATVDTIRSVHDAVDAEDPSTADLLHQLIDGLEKLAWIIKSENRKV